The region TGACTGCTATGAACTCTTACAACAAGGTTTCAAGGAAAGTGGCCTCTATGTCATCCAGCCAGAACCAGTACAAAATACACCCTTAATTGTGGTGAACTGTGAAATGGAATATGACTGTGGTGGATGGACAGTGCTGGAGCAGAACTCCAGACAAAGCTTGGAGAAATGGAACGAAACTTGGACCACATACGAGTTTGGTTTTGGGAATCTTCTGGGTGACCATTACATTGGCAATAAGTACATTCATTACATAACTAGCCAAATGTCGTATAAAGCAAGAGTAGTTTTGGATCAGGCGGACGAGGCAAATAAAATTATTCGTAGATACGCAGAGTATGACATGTTCCGGGTCAGTTCACCACTTTCTGGCTACAAGCTAGATCTTGGTGGCGCAATGTCTGTTTTTAACCTGGTTGATAATTTGCCATTTAGTACATGGGACAGGGATTCAGATCAGGATTCAGCTAACTGTGCACTGAAGtacggtggggggtggtggtttaATACTTGTGCTTGTGAGACCCCCTATGCTATGTTGACCCAGAAAGAGTCCATTCATTGGGAGCCCTTTTGCAAGAAATGTACTCGAGTCCAACTGCTGGTCAGACCTGTCAACATGCATTgcctcatatgaggaaagatgtcCAGATACTATTTTTATTTCAACATGCGATGATCTGTGCATTTAGTTACTGGAATGATACAATGCTTGATTCTCTTGGTATAGTATAGAAATAAACTTCATTAAAGCACCTGTGACTGAAGCTATTTTTCGTCTTCTTGACtaatgtgtgtgcaagtgtgtgaccCACAAAAACAAAAAAGATGGGTGCACGTTGATAAGAGCGCACAAAGATGGCTGCTAATTGACTGGACCTAACAAGGAAGGGAGGCTGCTAATTGACTTGACCTTACAAAGATGGCTGCGAAATGACTTGCCCTTACAAAGATGGCTGATAATTGACCTAATCTTATAAAGAAGGCTGCTAATAGTCTTGACCACACAAAGATGGCTGCTATAGGATAActaaaaatgctggggtaacagcaGGACAAGTAGcattccctggagagaaggaatgagtgaccttttgggacaagaccattcttcagactgagagcagaaccagaatcagaatcagaactacctttattgtcatccaaaacaaacaagtcttttggacgagatttcgtcacccacagtccaacaataagagcaataaaataagcaattacacacacaaccacaaaccaacacaaaacaaaaaaagaaacatccatcacagtgagtctcctccagtcccctcctcactgtgatggaaggccagaatgtcttttctcttcccctgccgtcttctcccgtggtcaggctgttgtagttgccacgttccaggccgcgccggatggtgaaaagttcgcagcgggctgacccaagccctgcgattcagggcgggcgaagacactgccgctgcacgtcggggcggtcggggcggtcgtggctcccgacattgaagcccccgccgggtggagaaaatcccgcggcctattccaggccgcaccggacggtgaaaggtccgcggcgggccgacccaagccccgcgatccggggcgggcgaagacgctgccgctgctggagcttccgacgtccacgcg is a window of Rhinoraja longicauda isolate Sanriku21f chromosome 8, sRhiLon1.1, whole genome shotgun sequence DNA encoding:
- the LOC144595739 gene encoding fibrinogen-like protein 1-like protein; translated protein: MNFYNKWLVFSVVILSAQSLTSYAAPESMTYKALQFKVGNAKMVPEDKVNTIINVRNLLLKKARYANDCYELLQQGFKESGLYVIQPEPVQNTPLIVVNCEMEYDCGGWTVLEQNSRQSLEKWNETWTTYEFGFGNLLGDHYIGNKYIHYITSQMSYKARVVLDQADEANKIIRRYAEYDMFRVSSPLSGYKLDLGGAMSVFNLVDNLPFSTWDRDSDQDSANCALKYGGGWWFNTCACETPYAMLTQKESIHWEPFCKKCTRVQLLVRPVNMHCLI